Proteins encoded together in one Mercenaria mercenaria strain notata chromosome 18, MADL_Memer_1, whole genome shotgun sequence window:
- the LOC123539353 gene encoding metalloprotease mig-17-like, whose protein sequence is MEKNRVGVYGTTNASFVLKFTDDKVISCKGFFISNNYIYNVHPNDVNFTAHVIYRQPHPTFDFSAGEGRILTKNVSEMEVLQHKRNVPFREKRQAQLYEIELLIVVDFALFTQLSASFASVGSEDVLEDIVHHFAIIVNGIDARFKGIKDSGYVLDVVFIGIYIAQDQHSSPWSESVTETSSTRPVVSEKSIKLLTEWIKVHQHNLPEFDHAMAFTAYNLRKQDNHKTLGLGYIQSMCTGRRFSIVEHHGDIAYVSYVATHELAHSLGAKHDGYPARVMYGHRVEICEAVDGYIMCPKASRDPDAHHRKWQFSACSILYFNFFLDYLNDNKTNCLTKRSSWHRGSDSTMYTDDYLRVYSPDEQCGLKHGTGFVLDRKASSANMSNICHSIPCLNPGDRHSVIPTLPLEGTLCGRRKVCHYGRCIDADGNTLRDKEISDNKCVFRDQPGIISGTGRTCKELLGPTNFAFRCYTYEKQCCHTCAWHRREFTAIDACPYGDRKDGCSASDCTAGITELCCETCAISAGLLKSNVYIIYFL, encoded by the exons ATGGAAAAG AATCGTGTAGGGGTTTATGGAACAACAAATGCATCATTTGTACTAAAATTTACTGATGACAAAGTTATCTCATGT AAAGGGTTCTTTATCAGTAACAACTACATATACAACGTTCATCCAAATGACGTCAATTTTACAGCGCACGTGATATACAGGCAACCTCATCCGACTTTTGATTTTTCTGCGGGAGAGGGTCGTATACTTACTAAGAATG TTTCAGAAATGGAAGTTTTACAGCATAAGAGAAATGTACCTTTTAGAGAAAAGCGTCAAGCACAGCTGTATGAAATAGAACTGCTGATTGTTGTGGATTTTGCTCTCTTTACACA GTTATCTGCATCCTTCGCCAGTGTTGGAAGTGAAGATGTGCTAGAGGACATTGTTCATCACTTTGCAATAATTGTCAACGGCATTGACGCACGTTTTAAAGGGATCAAAGATTCTGGTTACGTATTAGACGTGGTGTTTATTGGAATATATATTGCACAG GATCAGCATTCGTCACCCTGGTCAGAATCAGTGACGGAAACATCCTCAACACGTCCGGTAGTTAGTGAGAAATCAATTAAACTGTTAACAGAATGGATAAAAGTTCATCAGCATAATTTGCCAGAATTTGACCATGCGATGGCATTCACCGCTTATAACCTTCGAAAACAAG ACAACCACAAGACGTTAGGGTTAGGATACATACAGAGTATGTGTACTGGAAGGAGATTCTCTATCGTAGAGCACCACGGAGACATCGCTTACGTTAGCTATGTTGCCACACACGAACTAGCTCATAG TTTAGGGGCCAAACATGACGGATATCCTGCCAGAGTGATGTATGGTCACCGTGTGGAGATATGTGAAGCCGTGGACGGTTATATAATGTGTCCCAAGGCGTCAAGAGATCCAG atgCGCATCACAGGAAGTGGCAATTTTCGGCTTGCAGTATTTTGTACTTTAATTTCTTCCTTGACtatttaaatgataataaaactaaCTGCCTGACAAAGCGATCGTCCTGGCACAGAGGGAGTGATTCTACAATGTATACAGACGATTATCTACGTGTCTATAGTCCAGATGAGCAGTGTGGACTAAAACATGGAACCGGCTTCGTTTTAGACAGA AAAGCATCAAGCGCAAACATGAGCAATATTTGTCACAGTATCCCGTGCCTCAACCCTGGCGACAGACACTCTGTCATACCTACCCTTCCTCTTGAGGGCACACTTTGTGGTCGTCGAAAGGTTTGTCATTATGGCCGATGTATTGATGCCGACGGCAACACTCTCAGAGATAAAGAAATTTCTGACA ATAAATGCGTGTTTAGAGACCAACCGGGTATAATATCAGGAACTGGACGGACTTGTAAGGAATTGTTAGGACCTACTAACTTTGCCTTCAGGTGCTATACTTACGAGAAGCAATGTTGCCACACATGTGCCTGGCATCGTAGAGAGTTTACCGCAATAGATGCCTGTCCATATGGTGACAGAAAGGACGGTTGTTCTGCTTCCGACTGTACCGCTGGAATCACGGAATTATGTTGTGAAACTTGTGCTATATCAGCTGGATTACTGAAAAGTAATGTTTATATTATCTACTTCCTGTGA
- the LOC123535080 gene encoding uncharacterized protein LOC123535080 → MYFQQQSAVDIASAGHNLLILGQAGTGKSFVVRKIQEMLTKNSKTVKITCSTGIACCVYNDACTVNRFLGLHDGRYSADEINKIHAENSKFNYVDDNLKNTDCLIVDECSMVSEKAFETILSVCSRKKEQLQLIFCGDFLQLPPVANARYSDYGNYCFQSIKFLKVFPHQIVLTQNVRTKEEPLIKTISEVFSGNINPETSTFISSLNRPLPPGQNTVKLFSLNSHVDDYNRKCLLKFPGDVYEYISTDSGDISQLDHIQAPHSLWLKVGCPVILLQNLSDKLVNGLRGHVHAFDGGPVIKFETLNLVTKIPLVKFSVFSPSMGSDIAIREQYPLKLAFGLTIHKAQGMTLDRVEIDCRDIFRQGQLGVALSRASTSSGLRVINFHPRYIMKPAKTVTDFMSLDSGDILDDLTCCRDKKGIADTEGVCTGHSDVTETETTSTESVPELQSVLIEESYQEEDDEGSENLEMDDEFDKVLESIVTDEGRTCDFTIPEGLMETIEKNLIIEKELTSSHNKMKEIASKLDDTRLQLFVKKILLKMNEFTKSICDTDDPITKGIPESKLNKFYQLVHEYNTGPEYKLNCIILFETEDDLSDEHLITCYKVLESIRLFCIEKKVELIQKETSRIQRRFVTSSSKARIRYVAGYCVSKLRQKYVKKQKSNLFSKSKESQNSYAEAKCKVSILNLLREEEHFLKETTCEPESLLDIENRQGITRGLTNVTDSMYSFFLSLTEIALNFLIHENLLVYGKEMFTKCIENIYKDKKLTENFSNIIKSKLSSEQFEEFDEIEENTDIGFQEIQINSIFRELTEKYVSVLLAQFRKDVKSACKIEKKMAHRKQIKISSKKKSADLKSEEASHVSMPKKRKSKSRTDTASVIQSGTTEPQASTSSQPEQQASTSSQSEPQASTSQPETQASTSFQPELQASSSPQPVLDDEMCKKCFLDKDDEWIQCDSCNGWFHRKCAGLKNVRQWKKYNKEGVEWLCHECK, encoded by the exons atgtattttcaacagCAATCAGCCGTCGATATCGCCTCTGCTGGTCATAACTTATTGATATTAGGCCAGGCAGGTACAGGAAAGTCCTTTGTTGTGAGGAAAATACAAGAAATGTTAACTAAAAACTCGAAAACAGTAAAAATTACATGCTCCACAGGGATAGCATGTTGTGTATACAACGATGCTTGTACAGTTAATCGTTTTTTAGGGCTTCACGATGGACGTTATTCTGCAGATGAAATAAATAAGATACATGCAGAAAATTCAAAGTTTAACTATGTTGATGATAATCTTAAGAATACAGACTGCCTCATTGTGGATGAATGTTCCATGGTAAGTGAAAAGGCTTTTGAAACTATCCTTAGTGTATGCTCAAGAAAAAAGGAACAGCTACAACTGATTTTTTGCGGCGATTTCTTACAGTTACCCCCAGTGGCAAATGCACGTTACAGTGATTATGGCAATTATTGCTTCCAGTCTATTAAATTTCTTAAGGTCTTTCCACACCAAATAGTACTTACACAAAATGTTCGGACCAAAGAAGAGCCATTAATTAAGACCATTTCAGAGGTATTCAGTGGTAATATTAATCCAGAAACTTCAACGTTTATTTCAAGCCTGAACAGACCATTGCCACCTGGCCAAAATACAGTCAAGTTGTTTTCTTTAAACAgtcatgtcgatgattataacaGAAAATGTTTACTAAAATTCCCTGGTGATGTGTATGAATACATATCAACAGACAGTGGAGATATTTCACAACTTGACCACATACAAGCACCACATTCTTTGTGGTTAAAAGTAGGATGTCCAGTAATTTTACTACAGAATCTCTCAGACAAGTTGGTAAACGGATTAAGAGGCCATGTGCATGCTTTTGATGGTGGACCTGTAATAAAGTTTGAGACACTGAACCTTGTTACTAAAATACCTTTGGTAAAGTTTTCAG TTTTCAGTCCTTCTATGGGTTCTGATATTGCCATACGTGAACAGTATCCACTTAAACTTGCATTTGGATTGACCATTCATAAAGCTCAAGGCATGACATTAGACag GGTGGAGATTGACTGCAGGGACATATTTCGCCAGGGACAGTTGGGGGTAGCTTTGTCTAGAGCATCCACATCATCAGGGTTGAGAGTGATCAACTTTCATCCTCGCTACATAATGAAACCTGCAAAGACAGTGACAGATTTCATGAGTCTTGATTCAGGAGATATTTTAGATGATTTAACTTGCTGCAGAGACAAGAAAGG GATAGCTGATACTGAAGGTGTGTGTACTGGTCATAGTGATGTTACAGAGACAGAGACTACTTCCACTGAAAGTGTCCCTGAATTACAAAG TGTCCTTATTGAAGAGTCATATCAAGAGGAAGATGATGAAGGAAGTGAAAACCTGGAAATGGACGATGAATTTGATAAAGTTTTAGAATCCATAGTAACTGATGAAGGCAGAACTTGTGACTTTACAATTCCGGAGGGATTAATGGaaaccattgaaaaaaatctCATCATTGAAAAAGAACTAACTTCTTCTcacaataaaatgaaagaaattgccTCCAAGCTTGATGACACAAGGTTACAGTTGTTTGTGAAAAAGAtcttattaaaaatgaatgaatttacAAAGTCTATTTGTGATACAGATGATCCAATTACCAAAGGAATCCCAGAaagtaaattgaataaattttacCAACTTGTACATGAGTATAACACTGGACCAGAGTACAAACTCAACTGTATTATATTATTTGAAACAGAAGATGATTTGTCAGACGAGCACCTGATTACATGTTACAAAGTTCTTGAGTCAATCAGGTTATTCTGCATAGAGAAAAAAGTAGAACTGATTCAAAAAGAGACCTCCAGAATTCAAAGAAGATTTGTTACAAGTTCATCAAAAGCAAGAATTCGCTATGTGGCTGGTTATTGTGTGTCAAAACTAAGACAGAAATATGTCAAAAAGCAGAAGTCAaatcttttttcaaaatcaaaagagAGCCAAAATTCTTATGCTGAAGCCAAATGTAAAGTTAGTATTCTGAATTTATTGAGGGAGGAGGAACACTTCCTGAAAGAAACAACATGTGAACCTGAATCATTACTTGACATTGAAAACAGACAGGGTATCACACGTGGACTGACAAATGTTACAGACAgcatgtattctttttttttaagccTGACTGAAATTGCATTAAATTTCTTAATACATGAAAACCTATTAGTCTATGGAAAAGAGATGTTCACCAAATGTATAGAAAATATCTATAAAGATAAGAAGCTAACAGAaaacttttcaaatattattaagaGCAAACTTTCATCAGAGCAATTTGAAGAATTTgatgaaattgaagaaaatacagaCATAGGCTTTCAAGAAATACAAATTAACAGTATCTTTAGAGaattaactgaaaaatatgtcAGTGTACTGTTGGCGCAGTTTCGAAAAGATGTAAAATCTGCATGTAAGATTGAAAAGAAAATGGCTCACAGAAAGCAAATAAAAATCTCTTCAAAAAAAAAGTCAGCTGATCTAAAGTCTGAGGAGGCCAGTCATGTTAGTATGCCTAAAAAACGCAAATCAAAATCAAGGACAGACACTGCCTCTGTAATACAGTCTGGAACCACAGAACCACAGGCTTCTACCTCTTCTCAGCCTGAACAACAGGCCTCTACCTCATCTCAGTCAGAACCACAGGCCTCTACTTCTCAACCCGAGACACAGGCCTCCACCTCTTTTCAACCTGAGCTACAGGCCTCTAGCTCTCCCCAACCTGTGCTTGATGATGAAATgtgtaaaaaatgctttttagaCAAAGATGATGAATGGATTCAGTGTGATTCGTGCAATGGCTGGTTCCACCGTAAATGTGCtggtttgaaaaatgttagacaatggaaaaaatacaacaaagaaGGAGTAGAATGGTTGTGTCATGAATGTAAATGA
- the LOC123539446 gene encoding RING finger protein 207-like: MASNDDSVDGTQCPICFEKFRDPKGLECLHTFCESCIHEYIIKLKEERTILDGIPCPLCRHITFIKDSDQPPETWAKSLRPNYALVSILETMKSAPERQLTKGESKCFPCSAQDLDIPASVYCNTCKEHQCDDCQKCHERFSYMKGHEIIKLEPGIKQTGLKKLRKICQCDIHSKDLEFLCKDENVLCCGTCAIVKHRKCGSVIEISEMVSSEELRHLDVQREVSDVRNQVLSVSKFLTKSEDLMISQIKALPDLLKETKDKFVKKFDEFSVKILNDAEKIKQQKSATISAENRKCKEIEDKLEEVLETVVISQYATQFQAYILHHRLNSVLKEIDDKRSDVFKNLKEESVKLEFDRKLVSLVNFKSHFGSVHVNSKYKHPDTVPDHRVVSLSAENKLGEDGSVTLITGIDFIGNGKFLVVNNKIKSVDLRNDKLEVEATYQFEFNPRGVLALSEDEFAITRSFGIEILSICSNCSITHKSTISTTTENYSLSLLDDKHFLVGAFNNTKPAFIISRSGTEEHFNIDFPLKQYDIITSQSLVLNTQNGSTLFLAMNDENVIYVYDLTKNSYTKVAHPSVIQPSHMCLGPLDTIFVSCCGSHKIAQISQQGKVLSVLDAPRYPIAISYSRVSKKLIVSTNGTPHYLYSFYVC, from the coding sequence ATGGCTTCGAATGACGATAGTGTAGACGGTACACAGTGTCCAATTTGCTTCGAAAAGTTTCGAGATCCCAAGGGACTTGAATGTTTGCACACATTTTGCGAATCTTGTATTCATGAATACATCATTAAACTAAAAGAAGAGCGAACAATTCTTGATGGTATACCATGTCCTCTTTGCAGGCACATTACATTTATTAAGGATTCAGATCAGCCACCGGAAACCTGGGCTAAATCATTACGTCCGAATTATGCGTTGGTATCCATTTTAGAAACAATGAAATCGGCACCGGAGAGGCAGCTAACAAAAGGAGAGAGTAAATGCTTTCCTTGTTCAGCTCAAGATCTTGATATCCCTGCGTCTGTTTACTGCAACACATGTAAAGAACACCAGTGCGATGACTGTCAGAAATGCCACGAGCGATTTTCATACATGAAAGGCCATGAAATTATTAAGTTAGAGCCTGGAATCAAACAAACAGGTCTGAAAAAGTTGAGAAAAATTTGCCAGTGCGATATACATTCAAAAGACCTAGAATTCCTGTGTAAAGATGAAAATGTCCTTTGTTGCGGAACGTGTGCTATTGTCAAACATCGAAAATGCGGCAGTGTAATTGAAATAAGCGAGATGGTCTCTTCAGAGGAATTACGACATTTAGATGTACAGAGAGAGGTTTCCGATGTAAGAAATCAAGTCTTATCAGTTTCAAAGTTCCTTACAAAGTCAGAGGATCTCATGATATCTCAGATAAAAGCATTGCCGGATTTGCTGAAGGAAACCAAGGACAAGTTCGTCAAGAAATTTGATGaattttcagtcaaaatactGAATGATGCAGAAAAGATCAAACAACAGAAATCTGCCACGATATCTGCAGAGAATCGAAAGTGTAAAGAGATCGAAGACAAACTTGAAGAGGTTCTGGAAACCGTTGTTATTTCACAGTACGCAACACAATTTCAGGCATACATCTTGCACCATCGGCTAAACAGCGTCTTAAAGGAAATAGATGATAAAAGGTCAGATGTGTTTAAAAATCTCAAAGAGGAAAGTGTAAAGTTGGAGTTTGACCGAAAACTCGTGTCACTGGTAAATTTCAAATCTCACTTCGGGTCAGTTCATgtaaattcaaagtataaacatcCCGATACCGTTCCCGATCATAGAGTTGTTTCCCTGTCTGCAGAGAATAAACTAGGCGAAGACGGAAGTGTTACACTTATAACGGGAATAGATTTCATCGGAAATGGTAAATTCCTTGTTGTTAATAACAAGATAAAATCGGTCGATTTAAGAAATGACAAATTAGAAGTTGAAGCTACATACCAATTTGAATTTAATCCGCGAGGTGTCCTTGCCCTGAGTGAAGACGAATTTGCAATCACCCGGTCATTTGGCATTGAAATTTTAAGCATATGTTCTAATTGTTCCATAACGCACAAAAGCACGATTTCTACAACAACAGAAAATTACTCTCTATCACTCCTTGATGATAAACATTTTCTGGTTGGTGCTTTTAACAATACAAAGCCAGCATTCATTATTTCTCGAAGTGGGACAgaagaacattttaacattgaTTTTCCATTAAAACAATACGACATAATAACGTCTCAGAGTCTAGTTTTAAACACACAAAACGGGTCAACTCTTTTCCTTGCAATGAACGACGAAAATGTTATATATGTCTATGATTTGACCAAAAATAGTTATACTAAGGTGGCCCATCCGTCTGTAATCCAGCCTTCGCACATGTGCCTCGGTCCGCTAGACACAATATTTGTGAGTTGTTGTGGGTCTCATAAAATTGCACAAATATCACAGCAAGGGAAGGTATTGAGTGTATTAGATGCCCCTCGGTATCCTATAGCGATTTCATACTCTCGGGTGTCCAAGAAGCTGATTGTTTCAACGAATGGTACGCCACACTATTTGTATAGTTTTTACGTGTGTTAG